GGCAGACCGAACCGCCTGCGCTCTGTCCCTTCGGCCCCGAATGGTGCGGGCACGGCGCACCTTGTCCGCTGCATGACAAAATAGCGTCCATCCTCGCAGCCAATCACAAGTTCATGCAGCACAACACGCTGGCGGAGTTTGTCGGCAAACCGCCCCGCAAACGGGAAATCGACACAAAGGCGGACGAGGCGGCGCGATGAGCGTGTCCGCGGAAAGCGAATCCCCATGCCGCCGCTATTGGCGTCTGGTGAATGCGGGTGAACCTTTCCGACTGCTTTTTCCCCTCGGCGCGTTGCTCGGCATCCTCGGCGTCGCGGTCTGGCCGCTGCACGTCTGGGGATTTGCGCCGAATTATCCCGGACAAATCCATGCGCGGATCATGATCGAATGTTTCCTCACGTCCTTTGTCATAGGATTCCTCGGAACGGCGCTCCCGCGTGTCCTCGATGTGCGCCGCCTCGGACTTGCTATCAGCGGCACGCTCGCCGTCGTGCTGGCTCTTTCCGCTTCGATGCATCTCGCGGGTCATGGCCTGTGGGGGGACATCGCATTCGCGGCCGCACTCGGTGCGTTTGTCGCGGTCCTTTTGTCCCGCGCGCGTCAACGGAAAGACATTCCTCCGCCATCGTTTGTTCTCGTTGGGATGGGATTGCTCGCGGGCATCGCGGGGGCGGTCATCCAGATCCTCGATCGCATCTGGCCGATGCTCCTCGCGCCGTGGGTCGGTTCGCTGGGCCGCGCGTTGCTGCACCAAGCCTATCCGCTGCTGCCGGTTATGGGAGTCGGCGCTTTCCTGCTGCCGCGTTTTTTCGGATTGCGCGGACGCCAGGACTTTCCCGAATTGCTGCGACCGTCGCGGGCGTGGTTGCGGCAGGCATTGCTTGCATTCTCCGCGGGCGTGCTGGTGCTGGTCAGTCTTTTGCTTGAGGCCCGCGGATATGTCCGCCCGGGCTACGCGCTGCGCCTGCTTGCTGTGGCCGGATTTTTCGCGTCGGAAATTCCGCAGGGCGAAATCCTGCGAGGCCGCGGCACTCTGGCGCTCGGAGTGAAAATCGCGCTTGTCTCGATCCCCGCCGGCTACGCGCTGCTGGCGTTTTCCCCTTCGCACTACTTCGCGTGGCTGCACGTCGTGTTCGTCACGGGTTTCAGTCTGCTGATCTTCGTTGTCGCCTGCCGCGTGGTCTTCGGCCACGGCGGACAAAGCGAAAAGTTCCGCGCGAGACTCTGGCCGATTCTTGCCGTGATCGCGCTGTTGCTGCTCGCCGCCGCCACGCGCGTCAGCGCCGACTGGATGGATGCCTCGCGTCTGAAACACTACGCCTACGCCGCAATCGCCTGGTCTGCGGGTGCCGTCGTGTGGTTCATGGCCCTGCGCAGAACCTTGGCCAGCTCCGATGAGGATTAAGGTTCTTTCCGCTCCCGAATGAGCAAGCCCGGCAACCGCAGGCGCCGCACGCCAGAGAGAAGCATGTCAAAGGTCGTGTCTCGCCAGACGCGGACGGGCAGGCAACCT
This region of Chthoniobacterales bacterium genomic DNA includes:
- a CDS encoding NnrS family protein, with translation MSVSAESESPCRRYWRLVNAGEPFRLLFPLGALLGILGVAVWPLHVWGFAPNYPGQIHARIMIECFLTSFVIGFLGTALPRVLDVRRLGLAISGTLAVVLALSASMHLAGHGLWGDIAFAAALGAFVAVLLSRARQRKDIPPPSFVLVGMGLLAGIAGAVIQILDRIWPMLLAPWVGSLGRALLHQAYPLLPVMGVGAFLLPRFFGLRGRQDFPELLRPSRAWLRQALLAFSAGVLVLVSLLLEARGYVRPGYALRLLAVAGFFASEIPQGEILRGRGTLALGVKIALVSIPAGYALLAFSPSHYFAWLHVVFVTGFSLLIFVVACRVVFGHGGQSEKFRARLWPILAVIALLLLAAATRVSADWMDASRLKHYAYAAIAWSAGAVVWFMALRRTLASSDED